A region of Pyxidicoccus parkwaysis DNA encodes the following proteins:
- a CDS encoding HAD family hydrolase, whose protein sequence is MRPRAVFFDLDDTLIDRADAFARYVEYLFSRHAEAFPRATRAAVLAEVHALDRRGATDRTVFCKRVTETFPSLGLTPEALWQDMSTHIPMFVKPDEAVCSLVERLTRARQVAVVSNGSARVQHMKMRYARLFDLLSDTFLSGEVGAEKPDARIFQAALARVDRAPGDVLHVGDDPERDIAGAARLGMATCWVSHGRPWPYGLPPPTFTVERIVGDTGPIEEVLARWT, encoded by the coding sequence ATGCGGCCCCGGGCCGTCTTCTTCGACCTGGACGACACGCTCATCGACCGCGCGGACGCCTTCGCCCGCTACGTCGAGTACCTCTTCTCCCGGCACGCGGAGGCCTTCCCCAGGGCCACCCGCGCCGCGGTCCTCGCCGAGGTCCACGCGCTGGACCGGCGCGGCGCCACGGACCGCACCGTCTTCTGCAAGCGCGTGACGGAGACCTTCCCCAGCCTGGGGCTGACGCCCGAGGCGCTCTGGCAGGACATGTCCACGCACATCCCCATGTTCGTGAAGCCGGACGAGGCTGTCTGCTCGCTGGTGGAGCGGCTGACGCGTGCGCGGCAGGTGGCGGTGGTGTCCAACGGCTCGGCACGGGTGCAGCACATGAAGATGCGCTACGCCCGCCTCTTTGACCTGCTGTCCGACACCTTCCTGTCCGGGGAGGTGGGCGCGGAGAAGCCGGACGCGCGCATCTTCCAGGCCGCGCTCGCTCGCGTGGACCGGGCCCCCGGCGATGTGCTCCACGTGGGTGACGACCCGGAGCGAGACATCGCCGGCGCCGCACGCCTGGGCATGGCCACGTGCTGGGTGTCCCATGGCCGGCCGTGGCCGTACGGGCTGCCGCCGCCCACCTTCACCGTGGAGCGCATCGTGGGCGACACGGGCCCCATCGAGGAGGTGCTCGCGCGATGGACATGA
- a CDS encoding putative signal transducing protein, giving the protein MSQPEASSDLVVLKGCGDSAEAAMVRALLESHGIECVVQGENHRAMLGAVMGGYIEVNVLVASEDLERAQALLEASAEAPENARPASPGATDSEEAVCPVHGQRSTATCARCGTFLCEECDVQGAQGSSLCEDCAERKVAGGESRRDSRRRLAAWAVLLFLFGPVILMVLSVLLRRLMG; this is encoded by the coding sequence GTGAGCCAGCCGGAAGCGTCGTCGGACCTCGTGGTGCTCAAGGGCTGTGGTGACTCGGCGGAGGCGGCCATGGTCCGCGCGTTGCTGGAGTCCCACGGCATCGAGTGCGTCGTCCAGGGTGAGAACCACCGCGCCATGCTGGGCGCGGTCATGGGCGGGTACATCGAGGTCAATGTGCTCGTCGCCTCGGAGGACCTCGAGCGGGCCCAGGCGCTCCTCGAGGCTTCCGCGGAGGCTCCGGAGAATGCGCGCCCCGCGTCACCGGGCGCCACCGACTCCGAAGAAGCGGTCTGCCCTGTTCACGGTCAGCGCTCCACCGCGACGTGCGCGCGCTGCGGCACCTTCCTCTGCGAGGAGTGCGACGTGCAGGGCGCCCAGGGCTCATCCCTCTGCGAGGACTGCGCCGAGCGGAAGGTCGCGGGCGGAGAGTCGCGGCGCGACTCGCGCCGGAGGCTGGCGGCCTGGGCCGTGCTGCTCTTCCTCTTCGGCCCCGTCATCCTCATGGTGCTCAGCGTGCTGTTGCGCAGACTCATGGGCTGA
- a CDS encoding alpha/beta fold hydrolase, whose product MSLWYKAAGQATGPVVLFLHGGPGYNAYAFEKAVGALLEPHLRMVYLDQRGCARSWFRSRPEQLGIENTVADIEKLRAHLGAERIFLIGHSFGGLVALEYQRAHPEHVGGLILAETSGNIVGALEYQLATLAAMAPERFPDKVEPLRELTTSRDSPFQRIMAAYGLLGRLPLQRQLHFASDEGQRRNEALDAESGLMACDSGPVASKYFVDGFIDSPHPELMKPLAAPAIVFGGRRSHVIGEVAIQAAARAWNAEVRWFENSGHFIYLEEPEAFARAVVEFVSRKPSGT is encoded by the coding sequence GTGTCCCTTTGGTACAAGGCCGCGGGGCAAGCCACCGGCCCCGTGGTGCTGTTCCTCCACGGTGGGCCCGGGTACAACGCCTACGCCTTCGAGAAGGCGGTTGGCGCCCTGCTGGAGCCCCACCTTCGGATGGTCTACCTCGACCAGCGAGGCTGTGCCCGGTCGTGGTTCCGCTCCCGGCCCGAGCAGCTTGGAATCGAGAACACGGTCGCCGATATCGAGAAGCTGCGAGCCCATCTCGGAGCCGAGCGCATCTTCCTCATCGGGCACTCGTTCGGCGGGCTCGTCGCGCTGGAGTACCAGCGCGCCCATCCGGAGCACGTGGGCGGGCTGATTCTCGCCGAGACGAGCGGCAACATCGTGGGCGCGCTGGAGTACCAGCTCGCGACGCTCGCGGCGATGGCGCCCGAGCGGTTCCCCGACAAGGTGGAGCCCCTGCGCGAGCTGACCACGAGCCGGGACTCACCTTTTCAGCGCATCATGGCCGCCTACGGGCTGCTCGGCAGGCTTCCACTCCAGCGACAGCTCCACTTCGCCTCCGACGAGGGCCAGCGGCGCAACGAGGCGCTGGACGCGGAGTCAGGGCTGATGGCCTGCGACAGCGGCCCGGTCGCCTCGAAGTACTTCGTGGACGGATTCATCGACTCGCCCCACCCGGAGCTGATGAAGCCTCTCGCCGCGCCAGCGATTGTCTTCGGTGGCCGGAGGAGCCACGTGATTGGAGAGGTTGCAATCCAGGCAGCCGCCCGGGCGTGGAACGCCGAGGTCCGCTGGTTCGAGAACAGCGGTCACTTCATCTATCTCGAGGAGCCTGAGGCCTTCGCGCGGGCCGTGGTCGAGTTCGTCAGCCGGAAGCCTTCGGGGACCTGA
- a CDS encoding MBL fold metallo-hydrolase, producing MLLGKMGLIAAMVSLLAACAGGAAGGAPEAPPSGKPAGDGTLRWFGGPTVLLERGGVRLMTDPMLGPRGPHAFVLPKHPSTGAPNADITRYVDPPEVPLGRLDAVILSHGHADHFDARAKELLPKDTLLIVAPASEANVRKAGFTNVRALDWGQSTVLEAGGSRVRVTAVPAHHSHDSALDTELGKGNGYVLAWEGDSPYVVYWTGDAMLSEELRQLPAQLGAVDLFLPHLGGVGGDGPLGLRTMDADEALQLMSLLRPRRTIPIHHTTFSHYREPVRALEQQAEKAGLGNGLQLPRDGEAIDLAR from the coding sequence ATGTTGCTCGGGAAGATGGGACTCATTGCAGCGATGGTTTCATTGCTCGCGGCCTGCGCTGGAGGGGCCGCGGGTGGAGCGCCGGAAGCGCCTCCTTCCGGGAAGCCTGCCGGTGACGGCACCCTGCGCTGGTTCGGCGGGCCCACCGTCCTCCTGGAGCGCGGCGGCGTGCGGTTGATGACGGACCCCATGCTGGGGCCTCGTGGGCCGCATGCCTTCGTCCTCCCGAAGCATCCCTCCACCGGTGCTCCCAATGCGGACATCACCCGCTACGTGGACCCGCCGGAGGTGCCCCTGGGGCGGCTCGATGCCGTCATCCTCAGTCACGGGCACGCCGACCACTTCGATGCCCGGGCGAAGGAGCTGCTTCCCAAGGACACGCTGCTCATCGTCGCTCCCGCCTCGGAGGCCAACGTCCGGAAGGCCGGCTTCACGAACGTGCGGGCGCTCGACTGGGGACAGTCCACGGTGCTGGAGGCGGGCGGCTCGCGCGTTCGCGTCACCGCGGTGCCCGCGCACCATTCGCATGACTCCGCGCTCGACACGGAGCTGGGGAAGGGGAATGGGTATGTCCTCGCTTGGGAGGGCGACTCGCCCTACGTGGTGTACTGGACGGGCGACGCGATGCTGAGCGAGGAGCTGCGGCAGCTTCCCGCGCAGCTCGGTGCGGTGGACCTGTTCCTGCCCCACCTGGGCGGCGTGGGAGGGGATGGACCGCTGGGGCTCCGGACGATGGACGCGGACGAGGCGCTGCAGCTCATGTCGCTGCTCCGCCCGCGACGCACCATTCCCATCCACCACACCACGTTCAGCCACTACCGCGAGCCCGTGCGGGCGCTGGAGCAGCAGGCGGAGAAGGCGGGCCTTGGCAATGGGCTCCAGCTTCCGCGCGACGGTGAGGCCATCGACCTCGCCCGGTAG
- a CDS encoding STM4013/SEN3800 family hydrolase: protein MDMNAVVGSHDLLFLTLDTLRYDVAEETAARGRTPNLTALMPGGQWEQRHSPASFTYAAHHAFFAGFLPTPVAPGLHPRLFAMRFEGSETTAPGTCVLDAPDLVTGLAGRGYHTVCIGGVGFFNKRNPLGNVLPGLFTESHWSRELGVTDPRSTEHQVALAVSRLDALPREQRVFLFINVSALHQPNRHYLPGATEDSRASHAAALEYVDRQLPPLFAALRRRGPAFCIVCSDHGTAYGEDGYTGHRLGHPVVWTVPYADFLLNRDTAP from the coding sequence ATGGACATGAACGCCGTGGTCGGCTCGCACGACCTGCTCTTCCTCACGCTGGACACCCTCCGCTACGACGTGGCGGAGGAGACGGCCGCGCGCGGGCGCACGCCCAACCTCACCGCGCTGATGCCCGGAGGCCAGTGGGAGCAGCGCCACTCGCCCGCGAGCTTCACCTACGCCGCGCACCACGCCTTCTTCGCGGGCTTCCTGCCCACGCCCGTCGCGCCGGGCCTGCACCCGCGCCTGTTCGCCATGCGCTTCGAGGGCAGCGAGACGACGGCCCCGGGCACGTGCGTGCTCGACGCGCCGGACCTCGTCACCGGCCTCGCCGGGCGCGGCTACCACACCGTCTGCATCGGCGGCGTGGGCTTCTTCAACAAGCGCAACCCGCTGGGCAACGTGCTCCCCGGCCTCTTTACGGAGAGCCACTGGAGCCGGGAGCTGGGCGTCACGGACCCGCGCTCCACCGAGCACCAGGTGGCCCTCGCGGTGAGCCGCCTGGATGCGCTGCCCCGCGAGCAGCGCGTCTTCCTGTTCATCAACGTGTCCGCGCTGCACCAGCCCAACCGGCACTACCTGCCCGGAGCCACCGAGGACTCACGGGCCTCGCACGCCGCGGCGCTGGAGTACGTGGACCGCCAGCTTCCGCCCCTCTTCGCGGCCCTGCGGCGCCGGGGGCCTGCCTTCTGCATCGTCTGCTCGGACCACGGGACGGCCTATGGCGAGGACGGCTATACCGGCCATCGCCTGGGCCACCCCGTCGTCTGGACGGTGCCCTACGCCGATTTCCTGCTGAATCGAGACACCGCACCATGA
- a CDS encoding LysR family transcriptional regulator, with protein sequence MLDWDDLRFFLAVAQHGSLSSAARTLRVTQPTVGRRLDALERRLGSRLFQRTPSGFTLTTTGESIRAHVERMEQDALAAERQATGRDIGLSGTVRVSTTEWFASHVLGPLLVPLTGKHPALGIELHADVRRVSLTQREADLALRVVPFEQQDIFQRKVARVGFGLYASEDYLARHGAPDFSRQCEGHALVTMSDELGPIADTAWLRELASRARIAFRLNNRDVQARVAISGAGLACLPRCLGDAMTELRRLATPTPPPARDLWLGVHRDLRATPRVKEVADFIAGELRRLGPTLNPEDVPKPSRRARPPRA encoded by the coding sequence ATGCTCGACTGGGATGACCTCCGCTTCTTCCTCGCCGTTGCCCAGCACGGCAGCCTCTCGTCCGCCGCGCGCACGCTGCGCGTGACACAGCCCACGGTAGGCCGGAGGCTGGACGCGCTGGAACGGAGGCTCGGCTCCCGCCTCTTCCAGCGGACGCCCTCGGGCTTCACCCTGACGACCACCGGAGAGAGCATCCGCGCCCACGTCGAGCGCATGGAGCAGGACGCGCTCGCCGCCGAGCGTCAGGCCACCGGACGCGACATCGGTCTCTCCGGCACCGTGCGCGTGAGCACCACCGAATGGTTCGCGAGCCACGTGCTCGGGCCGCTGCTCGTACCGCTGACCGGGAAGCACCCCGCGCTGGGCATCGAACTGCACGCGGACGTGCGCCGGGTGAGCCTGACGCAGCGGGAGGCGGACCTCGCGCTGCGCGTGGTGCCCTTCGAGCAGCAGGACATCTTCCAGCGCAAGGTGGCCCGCGTCGGCTTCGGCCTGTACGCGTCCGAGGACTACCTCGCGAGGCACGGCGCGCCGGACTTCTCGCGCCAGTGCGAGGGCCACGCGCTCGTCACCATGAGCGACGAGTTGGGACCCATCGCGGACACCGCATGGCTGCGCGAGCTCGCGAGCCGGGCGCGCATCGCCTTCCGGCTGAACAACCGCGACGTCCAGGCGCGCGTGGCAATCTCGGGCGCGGGGCTGGCGTGCCTGCCGCGCTGCCTCGGCGATGCGATGACTGAATTGAGAAGACTCGCGACGCCCACGCCACCTCCGGCGAGGGACCTCTGGCTGGGCGTCCACCGCGACTTGCGCGCGACGCCCCGGGTCAAGGAGGTCGCGGACTTCATCGCCGGAGAGCTCCGACGCCTGGGCCCTACGCTGAATCCGGAGGATGTGCCGAAGCCGTCACGCCGGGCCCGCCCACCTCGCGCGTGA